The following proteins are encoded in a genomic region of Pseudomonas sp. Os17:
- a CDS encoding DUF1345 domain-containing protein, whose protein sequence is MSVVIRTHPRLTIGVLIGCAVGLFAPAATLTSKILIGWNAAVWTYLLLMFWLTLRARADQVKRIAEAEDENAGLVLLIVCIAAIASLVAITLELVGSKDLDSTRRLVHYAFTGLTVIGSWLLVGVIFSLHYARLYYTWDGQEPALRFAEGPIDPDYWDFLYFSFTIGVAVQTSDVGVATRELRKIVLAQSLIGFLFNTAILGFSINIAAGLFS, encoded by the coding sequence ATGTCCGTCGTAATCCGCACCCACCCTCGCTTAACCATCGGCGTACTGATCGGCTGCGCCGTCGGCCTCTTCGCCCCCGCCGCGACCCTCACCAGCAAGATCCTCATCGGCTGGAACGCCGCCGTCTGGACTTACCTGCTGCTGATGTTCTGGCTGACCCTGCGCGCTCGCGCCGACCAGGTGAAGCGCATCGCCGAAGCCGAGGACGAAAACGCCGGGCTGGTGTTGCTCATCGTGTGCATCGCCGCTATCGCCAGCCTGGTGGCGATCACCCTGGAACTGGTCGGCAGCAAGGACCTGGACAGCACCCGGCGGCTGGTCCACTACGCCTTTACAGGGTTGACGGTGATCGGTTCCTGGCTGCTGGTCGGGGTGATCTTCAGCCTGCACTACGCGCGCCTGTACTACACCTGGGACGGCCAGGAACCGGCGCTGCGCTTTGCCGAAGGCCCGATCGACCCGGACTACTGGGACTTCCTGTACTTCTCCTTCACCATCGGCGTGGCGGTGCAGACCTCGGACGTCGGTGTCGCCACCCGCGAGCTGCGCAAGATCGTCCTCGCCCAGTCCTTGATCGGCTTTCTGTTCAACACCGCGATCCTCGGTTTTTCCATCAACATTGCCGCCGGGCTGTTCAGCTGA